From the genome of Malus sylvestris chromosome 6, drMalSylv7.2, whole genome shotgun sequence, one region includes:
- the LOC126625466 gene encoding uncharacterized protein LOC126625466, which produces MIPPLIVNCMLYDVAQMNMFFKTNPSIRRRTIIHTGQSAYQQTQEDDTKEEVQNVFHITIQEGKEDETPEEDVTAAPPQLEDGGQATVDDLKELNLGTEEEQKPIFVSALLRADEIEEYYQLLSEYKDIFAWTYKEMPRLDPVIVVHHLAVKPGTRPIKQTQRRYRSELIPQIEAEIDKLIKAGFIREIPPRFFNFAALQSTSSAATAWIDGIIKDIIHSSTIVTNAEGQRTTSSVVAYTKNGDRLVGQIAKRQAVVNPENTFFSVKRFIGRRMSEVDEESKQVSYKVVRDANGNVKIDCPAIGKQFATEEISAQVLRKLVDDASKFLNDKVGKAVITVPAYFNDSQRTATKDAGRIAGLEVLRIINEPTAASLAYGFDRKNNETILVFDLRGGTFDVSVLEVGDGVFEVLSTSGDTHLGGKTVNSTRKTSGVIVCGSGMNLVFLGTEVGPWSKTGGLGDVLGGPPPAMAANGHRVMTISPRYDQYKDAWGTEVTVELKVGDKTETVRFFFFTATNEELIVFSWITHCFSRGYRGKLHPKLMVRSLESISRTINVVLAFYTRQL; this is translated from the exons taagaaggcgcaccatcatccatacTGGACAATCTGCATACCAACAAACCCAAGAAGACGACACTAAAGAGGAAGTCCAAaatgtcttccacatcacgatccaagaaggcaaagaagacgAGACCCCTGAAGAAGATGTCACTGCTGCACCACCACAACTTGaagatggggggcaagccacagttgacgatctcaaggagctcaacttggGCACAGAAGAGGAGCAAAAACCTATCTTTGTAAGTGCACTGCTAAGAGCAGACGAGATAGAGGAGTACTACCAACTGCTATCAGAGTACAAAGACATCTTTGCCTGGACTTACAAAGAAATGCCCCGCCTTGACCCTGTCATCgttgtgcatcatcttgcagtcaagcctggaacacgaccaataaagcaaactcaaaggcgatatcgatccgagctcattccacaaatcgaggcagagattgacaagctaatcaaAGCAGgattcattcgagag ATTCCACCACGCTTCTTCAATTTCGCCGCCCTCCAATCGACCTCCTCTGCCGCCACGGCATGGATAGACGGGATCATAAAGGACATCATCCACAGCTCCACCATCGTCACCAACGCCGAGGGCCAGAGAACTACTTCGTCCGTGGTGGCGTATACGAAGAACGGGGATAGGCTTGTGGGCCAGATTGCCAAACGACAGGCCGTTGTGAACCCTGAGAACACCTTCTTCTCCGTGAAGAGGTTCATTGGGAGGAGGATGTCTGAGGTGGACGAGGAGTCGAAGCAGGTCTCGTACAAGGTCGTAAGGGATGCGAATGGGAATGTCAAGATCGACTGCCCTGCTATCGGCAAGCAGTTCGCCACTGAAGAAATTTCAGCTCAGGTGTTGAGGAAGCTTGTGGATGATGCTTCAAAGTTTTTGAATGATAAAGTTGGTAAAGCAGTGATCACTGTGCCTGCTTACTTTAATGACTCTCAAAGAACTGCTACAAAAGATGCCGGCCGTATTGCTGGTTTGGAAGTTCTTAGGATTATAAATGAACCTACTGCTGCTTCTTTAGCATACGGCTTTGACAGGAAGAACAATGAAACTATCTTGGTATTTGACCTTAGAGGTGGTACTTTCGATGTTTCAGTACTTGAGGTTGGTGATGGTGTGTTTGAAGTGCTATCTACTTCAGGAGATACGCATTTGGGGGGCAAAACCGTCAACAGCACTAGGAAGACTTCAGGAGTCATTGTTTGTGGAAGTGGGATGAATTTAGTGTTTCTGGGAACTGAGGTTGGTCCATGGAGTAAAACTGGTGGACTTGGTGATGTTCTTGGAGGCCCCCCACCGGCTATGGCTGCAAATGGGCATCGAGTGATGACGATTTCTCCGCGTTATGATCAGTACAAGGATGCATGGGGTACAGAAGTCACAGTTGAGCTTAAAGTGGGAGATAAAACCGAAAcagttcgatttttttttttcactgctACAAACGAGGAGTTGATTGTGTTTTCGTGGATCACCCATTGTTTCTCGAGAGGGTATAGGGGAAAACTGCATCCAAAATTGATGGTCCGGTCGCTGGAGTCGATTTCAAGGACAATCAACGTAGTTTTAGCCTTCTATACCAGGCAGCTCTAG